The nucleotide window taatattcataattttttatatgtaatatttataattatgtgtttatattatttaaaattatctacatatttcaataataattaaagaatacaaaataaaaaaataaatacattaaaaaaaacaaattataatttactTTAGTTCTCAATGTTTGTAATATTGTGTAGGTTCTTGTTGCAACTTGTAACCAACAATagaattaaataactaattctTCTGAATTAATTAGTTGCATGTGAAGCATACCAATGCAACTTAATTAACTATATGTGATGGTTACATttgttatatacataataatagcaGTTTTACAAAAGCAAGTAGTTAAATTAATCAGCATCTATCCCTTTATGGCTAATTGTGGGGTTGGTTTGTTATGCACATTACATTTTATAAATACAACCAAAAAAATCGATAGGCATATTACAGAAGATGATGATTTCCAAGAATAATAATGTTGTGGCTTTCCAAGTTTTGTTATTTCTCATATTGTGTTTGGGTGTGGTGAATTCAGCAAAGTTTAGGTACCCATCAGTTTTTAATTTCGGTGACTCGAATTCGGATACAGGTGGACAAGCAACTTTGATGGGCATGCAATTTCCGCCCGCTCCAAAAGGAAACTTCAAAGTTTCTGGAAGATGGAGTAATGGCGCTCTCATTCTTGACTTTCTGAGTAATTAACATTTTCTTCATATCTATTTAAAACTTACATTACTACTATTAATTACTTTAATCATAATAGTTACTTGGATAAGTTATAGGCATGAAAATTGAATAATGGTaagatttttctttcttcttcttctttttttttttttgctttattcTTGTGTTGATGAAAATAATTTCAgtgcaaataataaaaaaatcatataaatgtcaaaaaataaagttaagaTACTCTTACTAAaatgtcattattttttttttaaaaatcaaataacaaacacacacactctctctctccattAAGCACatttatacaatttaaaatttttattgattactCATTGAATTCTAACTAATTGTTTATGCCAACTTGaacccttttttaaaattgaaatcaataagaaatcactaatatttttatGGTATGAACTTCTTCTTTGACTCAGTTTGgataaatagtttaattaaactctttttgaaaaaatagtttaaataataaataattatattaaaagtaacttataaaaaaattattttgtatttgagtttttaattttaaaaatatttattttatagaaatgtgataaaaaaataataatattatgaaaaagtcattttttaaacttctctataaactcctaaataactttttataaagtcgcaatttggttttgaaaattacgccaaacattaatactactattacttttttataagtcaaaagctcaaaaaaattacttttagaaCTTTTCAAACGAGTTTCAAAGGTCcatttgaaaaactttgaaagtaatttttttaatttttgacttataaaaaatagtaatattaatatctagtacaatttttaaaactaaattgcgactttttaagaaattatttagaaatttatagagaagttaaaaaaagacTTCTCTTGAGTTTGTTTTACTAATAATAGTTATTTGTTTTCCTATTGTTGTTTACAGTGAAAAAGATAGGGTTGCCAACCCTCAATCCATATCTATATTCACTAGGTTTGCCAAATTTCAGTAAGGGCTGCAATTTTGCAGCAGCAGGTTCAACTATCCTTAAACCCACTGATATAAATGTTACCCCCTTGAATTTAGAGACTCAAGTCTCTCAATTCCTTCTATTCAAAGCTCGAGCTCTTCAATTAGTTTCTAAAGGTACTTGTTTTCATCAACCATTTATTTTGCACAACTAAtgaatttactatttaattatttgatgcatttattcttatttaattatatttgtctcGATAATAATGATTTAGATAAGAAACTCAAGAAGTACTTGCCAAATGAGGATGCTTTCAAAAAGGGGTTGTACATGATTGACATTGGTCAAAACGATCTTTCTCTAGCATTTAAAAGCAACAAAACATTGGATCAAGTTCTTGCTTCAATTCCAAACATCATTGGATTATTTGAAATTGCAATAACGGTTTGTCTCAAACAATATATCTACTAGAAACTAATATGTATTTATAGTCATGTgaaattagtaattaaaataatttgatattaatttaatcaaatatattaaattattgttCTTTGTTTGCTTGATACAGAAACTGTATGAAAATGGTGCTAGAAATTTTTGGATACACAACACGGGTCCACTTGGATGTTTGGCTGTGAATGTTGCCAAATTTGAAAGTGATCCTTCAAAGCTTGACAAACATGGATGCGTTATTTCATATAACGAAGCTGCTACCACATTCAACCTACAACTCCGTAATCTTTGCGACAAATTCCAGCTCCATTATCCCAATGCAACCGTGACACATGTTGATATCTTTGCTATAAAATCAAACCTCATTGCAAACTATTCTAAACTTGGTTAGTATCTCTTTGTTCATAGCAATATTCTATAGATTATCGAATAAATCATTGTATTATGTGTATACTAAAAATCAatcactaattaaataaatctaaatataatacatattaaaaatataaaatatatattaaaaaatatgtaaacaatatacatatttatagacaatatataatttagtgttgatttttattgtatacataatatttttataaaaaaattaaaggtcaatttattatatattcatcaaaattaaaattgaattaatttgataaaattgcCCTTAAACTAacccattttttttataaatatcaagttctttttatgatttaaaattttcatagtcacaaataacaatttattttttattgacttAAAATGCGTCAAATTCAACTGCAAATATAGGGCTTTAGTAATTAATAAAAGCTAAGGTAATTTATTTTTGtgcatatatatttatttgcaGGGTTTAGGGAACCAATAAAGAGTTGTTGTGGAAGTGGAGGAAAACTGAATGTTGAAGTTAGTTGTGGTTTAGCAAAGATGTTGAACAATGGAAGCATAATGATGGGATTGCCTTGCTCTAATATGGATGACTATGTAAGCTGGGATGGTATTCATTACACTGATGCTGCAAATAATTATGTCGCTTCACAAATTCTTAGTGGAAAATACTTTAATTGTGCTCCTTTCTAACCCAAAAGTCTTTCTCTTTTAAAGGACAAGTTTTCATTGTCCAATTTGTATGCTACAAACCATTATTTAATTATGTGTACTAATATCTAGTGAAAGAAGCAGTTGATTAGTAACCTTGAATGACAGTCACATACACTCttatttttatgcttttaaAGATTGATTGTTAACATGTAACAAAGTATGGGTGATAATGTTCTAGGATTGtaagataattaataattacattCAAGACGATTCATGATACTGAGTAAACTATTCACcatcttttatatatatcaGTGCTGGCTgagctaaaattaataaataaacaaataaaataaaatattctctATTCCAAATTTCTTAGTGAGCTTGGAGGTAATTTGATGCTATAAAGTATAAGCTAAGgtaataatacatatatatgaTACATAAGTAACGAATGAATGAATGGTACATAAATTAGgataagtttgaatttgaatgcaATCTCGAAAATTCAGTGATAGTTGTGAATATTGGGGAGGAATTGGCTGGTACGTTGCATGGGAAGGAAGTGGAATTCCGACATTTGAGAGACAAGGCTGGTTGGACCAAAGTCAGCggtaaaaggagaaaaaaattgGACCAATTAAACAAAACCCAACAAACCTCTAAAGGCAAAATGTCGTtgcattcaaattaaaaatttggccAGAACCGTAATTTTGGACTGCATATGAGAAGAGTCGGATCAGGGGTGAAGACCGAGTCGGTTGACagatctctttctttctctcaaGCACGCACAGCATCTTTCAAATAGTAAGAGTTGAAGGACAAAGTTGTCTCCGCTGCAGTGCCGAATTTCACTGCCATTATAAAAAAGGGCACAAGAGGTTGCATCACCCTTCTTTGCAGAATTCGCTGTCGATTCCGGACTGCCTTGGTGACGCCATCAAGCAGCAAATCAGCAAATTTGTAAGGTTGCCAGTGGAGGCACACAAACAAATCGGGCAACAACCGGGTAAGGACAAACAAGTCTCAGGGGGATATGATGGTGGATCTTTATCATCTCGTTAGGGGACTTCGGCTGAGGTTGGTCCTTTTTACAGTATAATTGTTTTATAGATTATTTAGatttaacctttttattttggaaTATTAGAGGGATCTCTAATAAATTGGCCCAGATTCATAGTAAAGAGTTAGTGAATAAATTTCaccctatttttttattttgtttgaaatgCATATTCCTTTCGAGAGGATGAAATCTTTTTGGAATAATCTAGGTTATCAGggtgttgatgttgttgaggcTAATGGTCATAGTAAAAGTGTATAGGTTTTAtgttctaatttaaatatttctgTGAGAGTGTTGGATGTAGTTGATCAATGTATCAGTTTTGAAACCACTATAGTAATACCTCTAGTTACTGCAGTGTGGTGTATGCTAACCCACATATACATCAGCGTAAAGAACTGTGGGGTGACTTGACAAGAATTGCTAATCTGATTCACGGACCTTGGATCGTGTTAGGGGGCTTTAATGTGATGTTCTGTTACAGACTGAAATTAGAGGGGGGCAATTTAGTCTTGCCAGAGCAGAACAATTTGTAAAAACCTTGGAGAATTGTGGGCTGTTTGATATGGAGGCTATTGGAAGAAGATTCACTTGGTACAGGAAGGTGAGAGGTGGGGTCTAAATGGCTAAGAAACTTGATAGAGCAGTCATCAACCAGGATTGGCGACTAATATTTTCGGAGGCTTATACTGAGGTGCTAGCGCGCTTTCACTCTGATTATTACCCGTTGTTCACTAAGTGCAAGATGGCAGAGAGGACTACCAAGGGCCATTATCTGTTCAGATTCTAGGCTGCATGGATGACTCATCCTCTTTTTAGGAATGTTGTTCATACAGTTTGAAATAAAGGAGCTCCGAATGTGGTCAAATATTTGTTGGAGCCTCAGAAAGATGCAACtagttttaataaaaagatttttggcaACATTTTTGTTAAGAAAAGGGAGCTAGAGAAACTTTTGAATGACATTCAGATTACTTTGGAGAGTCGGAAAGATCAACAACATGGGATCAAAGAGCAAATTTTACATTAGGAACTGAATTCTGTCCTTCTTCAAGAAGAGCTGTCATGGTACCAAAAATCTAGAGAATAGTGGGTGAGATGTGGAGacagaaatacaaaattttttcatcTGCAAACGGTTATCAACCGAAAAAGGAACAAGATTCATGAGTTGTTTTTGGAGGATGGATCTTGAGCCACGGAGACTTTGACTGTAGAAATGGCGACAAattctttctttaaaaaattcttttatacAAGGGAGGATATTGACTTGGACGCCATGGGGCTTTTTTCCTACCCATCTCTTAGTACTAAGGCTTGTCAAAAGCTAGTGAAACCAGTGATGTCTGAAGAAGTTAAAAGCATTGTTGTCAGAACCGAACCAGTGATCATCAGATTACTGGGTCACTGGATCACTGATTCAACCGGTGGGTTACGGGTTGAACCGGTTGACTCGGttctatgtaaataaaaaataaaaaatagtcaaaagtttaaaattaaaatttaaagtacATATTTTtagtaacattttaaaaatatcaagttattttaaaacaatACGGAACatgaacaataaatattttgttatttttactctatcataaatatttttatt belongs to Arachis duranensis cultivar V14167 chromosome 8, aradu.V14167.gnm2.J7QH, whole genome shotgun sequence and includes:
- the LOC107462699 gene encoding GDSL esterase/lipase At1g54790-like; this translates as MMISKNNNVVAFQVLLFLILCLGVVNSAKFRYPSVFNFGDSNSDTGGQATLMGMQFPPAPKGNFKVSGRWSNGALILDFLMKKIGLPTLNPYLYSLGLPNFSKGCNFAAAGSTILKPTDINVTPLNLETQVSQFLLFKARALQLVSKDKKLKKYLPNEDAFKKGLYMIDIGQNDLSLAFKSNKTLDQVLASIPNIIGLFEIAITKLYENGARNFWIHNTGPLGCLAVNVAKFESDPSKLDKHGCVISYNEAATTFNLQLRNLCDKFQLHYPNATVTHVDIFAIKSNLIANYSKLGFREPIKSCCGSGGKLNVEVSCGLAKMLNNGSIMMGLPCSNMDDYVSWDGIHYTDAANNYVASQILSGKYFNCAPF